The sequence TAAAATGACCATCTATATTGTACCTGCCATTATTTTCAGACTCTTCTGAGCTTCCGATGGTAGCGATCGGGTCTAACCGCGCAGGCTTAGGCATTTCTTCGAACCATTGCCGGACATTCGCCCCGACCAGATTGAAGATTCGTTCTAAGGGAGGTATTAGCGAGTGAGTTATATAGTAGTTTTCATCTATGTTTTTGCTCCTGGGTATAATACGGTAAATATTGGAGCAATTTTTAGGAATGCCTCGCACCTATCCTTCAAAAGCTCCTCAGGCGGGACTGCGCGGTCAATTAGCCTAGACCCTGGTTCACCGCGAATAATAACATATGGAACACGTTCTCCATACTGAGGCTCGGCCATGGGGTCGAGGGCAAGTTTCTTTGCAGCAACTATTGCCCCGGGAGGCGGAGGGGCCTTTTCACTACAAGGACATTAGTAATAGTTCTTCGCTTTGCACTAATgtagatatatgcgtacctgtaagtacccaacctcACTTCTTTTGCGAAAATGAAGTCTTGGGGTGTGACTTGACCTTTAAGTATCTTTGTCCAGGACTCGACGCAATACTTTTTTACTTCACTAAAGTCTTGCGTACGGAACAAAATTCTTGTATAAATGATTAGTCTCTCGTCTTGCAGTTACAAATAGGTATTTAGAACCTACTTTAAACACCTTTCAACCATTTTTTGGCCAGCAGGTATCCCATCCCTTCTCACTGTTTCGATTCCTTTGGCATCAAACTCTGGTTCGTTGTCATCTGGTGTTTCGTATTTGAACCCAACGTATCGCTTCTTGGTCATCAGCACGCATGGGTAGTAAACCTGCACGCTCTCGTGAATAAGTGGTTGTCATAATGGAAAAACCCCCACCTTCTCGAACTTGAGCTTGATGGGCGGTGGGTTGCTTTCAGTCACAGTATCTACCAGTATTCAGCAAACCATATCGTATGTAataatgcgcatatatacccACTTGCTATTTCGTGACCAATCCTAAAAGCTTCATCTTTTGTTCTTCCCGGAAGGTAGATGAACAAGGAATCGGTGTCCCCATAGACTACTCGGGCTCCCCATTTGGGGGTTGTTTCAATGAGCGCGATTGCCTATGATTCCATAGCGTAGTATAAGTATACCACCATTTTGAAGTCTAGACACCATGTACCTTCTCAAGTGTTTCTCTGCCACTTTGTACAATACTATCCGCAATCTCAGCTGCTGGCATTCGGCCACTGAAGCCAGCCATTGTGTATCCAAAGGTGACGTTGCACATTAGCTCGGACAATTTAAGTCAAAGTCAGCTCGAGAATAGAAAGTCGAACAAGCACACCTTTAGGCTGAGTTGGCGCGCATTAAGGATTTTATACAACCCCTAGGAAAGACTTCATTGACCGAGTTCTAAGCCGCATTTATCACCGACATACCCTATCTCCTTTCGCACTTTTCATTGCCTATGCCGCAACATCGTGAGTCATTGATAATCGCTGAACGCATGGTGCCCACCTGCTTAACCATAATGCGAGTATTCAATAACTCCATTAACATCCTTCCCAGTAACCCCTCGCGCACGTTGCGTTTGACATATGCCATCCCGTTAGCCGCCACTTGGGAAAAGCATATCAGCCCGAAAGCCCCGGTGGCAGATATGACTAAAACTTACCATGTATGTTTTCTTCTCCAATGGTCTCCAATAAACCGGGGGGAAGATTGAGTTCGGTTACCCCAAATTTGTTCCTCCCCTGGAACAAAGCACACCGACCAAGAAAAGTTGAGTAACAATAATTGTACGCAATCATAATCGATGGGTAAAGAGACTGGAAGTCCAGCACCACCAATGGATTATAGAAGGCAGATTCAGGTTCCATTACCAACGGAAGGCATTCACATGCATTTTGGGAGCCAACCTGCGCGTATAAATAATGAAGCCGTGATCACTCCCATGCACAATACGTACCTGTTCTTTGGAGGGTGATATTAGCACGTAGTTCTCTTGTTTAGCGATTTTGAACATGATCGATTCGACTTTGAATTGGGAGCCCCGAGTGAGAACCGACATAAAGTCAACACCAATAATCCGCGCAGATTCTCTGTATGAAGTTGGTCAAGCCACCTGGCTATGGTAAATGAATACATATACTTACGCCGTCCTGAGAATTAGTTCCGTATGATCGAGCAAATCAAGAATAGCTGCCGTTCGCTCAGCCCAGTATTTTAATACTCGTACTACACGGAAAGGAACACCCGACTTGAACCATTGTGTAAGTGTCTTTGGTGCATACTTTGGCGCCCTGGGTCGTTGCTCCTCAGCTATGAGCCCGCGTAACAAGGCTCATTTCATTATACGTACCTCTTATGCATAAGGTGAAACATGACGTTCTCGTAAGTGTATTGGTCGAGCGATTGCTCAGATCGCATAATTCGCCACACATTCAAAATGTGTCGTCCAACGACATTGAAGTTCGCCCCATGTCGTTCGTCCCATTGCTCCGAGCCTGGCTTGTGACCATGATCGGAAGATACACGGCCAATTTCCTCCGATAGACCCAAGCCTATTGAATTCGTTTACTCAGTTAACCAAGCTCATGATAAAGGCCACAAAGCAAACCTATAGAATGACAACGCGTATTGAGGTATCCCCAGGACGCTGTCTGCACTTGCCAACCTGCTAAAATATCCGGGTCAAACTCTCGTACTAAATCGATAAGCGTATTCAATAGATCGAGCTCGCTGGAAACCACTTCAATTTTGTACTCAGGAATCCAGCGCGGATCGACCGAATGCGGTTGGTCGGAACATACAATGATACAGCCGCTGTTATAGTCGGCCCTATCCTCGGCGTCTCCGCCCGACTCAGAGTACGAGTAGAAGAGACAGGCGATCTCGTCCTCGGCAGGATTCGCAAGCAAATCTCCTCGTGAACAGGCTACATGCATATTTTAGAGCAATCGAACCCAACCCCGAAGGAAATGCATGATCTTACCGAAGATCTCAACGGACATAGCCGAAATTGTTTGCCTCTGTCGAGCGCCAGAGTTCTCGGTTTTCTTTTGGGTTATTTTAAACCCGTGGGTATTTTGGGTAGGCCCTTCGATCTTTAACATAGCTGATATTTATCCAGCAAAAAATAcgcgcatatacaccttaccTGTGACCTCCATAGATCGGGAGCCTTTCTTGTGTCTTGCATTGGGGTACTATCAAGCCATTTTTTCACTACTTTCGAACTTGGAGGAACTCCTGCGTATTCCCAACCAGTAATGTCGGGTACATTCCTGAGGACTTGGGGTGGAGCCGAGTTTGATTGCCAGTGCTCTAGTGACCCAACCCCAGTGCCACCTCTGATGTGATAAACCCGCCCAGCGTAGCGCATAGGTCGTTCAGGAAGGTCGTCCTCGTTAGAGTAATAAGGTGCTCGATAAATCTTTGACGGAAGTCCATAATCGCTAGAGACTCGACCAACTGCTTTGTCGATGGTGGGCGCTGGTAATACTCATACACTGGGCCCGAGCTACTGGAGCCTGAGGAGCTCGGTACGTGATGCTGATCAGTTGCTCCTCAAGGTCACCCAACGTGTAACTTTTGTCTTTGGTTTGTCAGCCACTTCATGAGCCAATTTCTTACGTTTTGCAATTGGAGATGTCCCATCGTCTGTACGCGTGATCGTGCCTTGCACAGGGTATGGGACATTGGCGTCTAAAAATGGATTACCCTGCTCGACCACGGGTATCGTTGACTTGGCCCTCTTTGCAGCCAGGTGACTCCCGGGTGTGGCGTTTACTACGGATGCACTTCGTGCTCGTACGGGTATTCGTACGGGCGCCTTTTCAAGATCTTCAAGCATGCGATCGAATTTGGAGGGAGAGTCACTTCGAACGTCCACATTAATTCGGTTTATGTGTGCCAGCCAATatagaaaaaaaaacgcacTTTATGGTTATTTTTTTAGTGGGTGTCGTAGCTGGTGATATATACGAACGACTATACAAAAACGAATTAGCATGCCTCGTGTATATAACATATTTTCAGTCATACCTTCCACTCCCGACACGATCGAGTGAGATCGACGGACTGTCCTGACGAGAAGCGGACGCGGGCGTTGCTGTGCGGAAGCGTTGCTTCCTATCGATCGCAATATTAAGTTACAAATCGCCACAGTATATTGGTACATACGTTGGGGTGGCTGGGACGCTGATCTCTCTATTCACTACTTGAGTAGCTATTTCCTTCGGTTCCTCATCATATAGCAGATCGTCGTCCCACTGTTCATCATCATCGTGCCAATCCTCGGCATCCTCAGCGGCAATCACGAGTCTTTGCAATGCTTGCCCAGCAGCAATATCTTCGTCAACATCATCTGGGCTGGATACATGCGTCGTTTGCAGCTCCTGGTTTTGTTCCCCCTGAGTCGAACTAAACGGGTTAAGTTCGCTCGCGTGTTGCACAGAGCGTTTTGGATTCTCGCCGAGTTCAGACGTACGGTCAAAGACTTGAGGCATCCAAGTTTTCCAGCCTTCCTCCCAAAGCGCCTCGACGCTCTCAAATGCGGTCATAACCCATTTCTCCCACCCCTGAGGAGCATTGACCTCGGCCTTGGGGGTATTCATACGAGTCCTGAGTTGTTCCCAGAACAGGGGTTCTTGTTCCCATTGACCTCCGACCCCACGTTGGCTGGCACTGCCTTCTTGAGGGATCTCGGGGGTCGGATTCAAGCCGTTGGCGGATCTGCGAGCCCGTTCACCATCCCAAAGCTCGCGAACGCTTTGAACTAGGGGCTCAGAAGGTGAGCGGAGGCTGAAATATCGAGCTTATGGTGAAAGTGGCGTTGGGAAAGCTTGTTGCGATTCAATATTTGATGAGATATTATGTCAATTTCTACCGACATTCGTGATATTTTAGGGTGAGGGGATTTGGAAAATTCGCCTGGTAAGGTATCTGCCTCAAGTTAATTTTGGATTCTGTCTGCCAAACCACGTGTACTCACCTCGGTTAGTCCATTCCGCTGTTCCTTCACGCAAGTAATAACGAGAAAACTCTAATGAACCACAACCATAGAGACCAAAGTCGCACATGAATTGCATCAAGTAGCTTATGTGTGTTTCGTAGGTTTGAATCTTTTGTCGCATGACCGCTCCAGATCGCAAGACGGTTGCAGCGCGCTGCACTAGACCAGGGTCCGCCATGATCACCTTGAGAAAGGGTGAATATGAACAATGGAAGCCATAGAAATGGACCCCCTTGACGAGAATGACAGCGCGCACATATTTTGCGTCTAGTGGGTTCCGCTTCAAGGAGATTGCAATCGCACGATTCAGCGCCTGGGTGAGTGAGCGAATGTAGCGCCCAACTACAGAGTGAGATCTGGGATGAATGGCGATCAGACCTTGGGATAGCACAAAAAATTACCTTCTTCGGGAGCCATAGATCCGTCATATGGAACGTAAAAATAGGGATAGACCTGGTGTATGTgtacacaagcctttttgcCTGTTGAGGAGATGCCAAATATTCGAATCACAGGACAGCGACTGAACCTGGTGTTGTCGAGTGTGCCCGAGCGGACAAGCGACCAGTCTATATTGGTAATCTGTACTTTGAGAGTATCCATCGTTCAGTGTGGTTGCGGTGAATCAGACTAGGCCGAAACAAAAGGAGGTCATATAATTTACCGAAACAGTAACATTTCCTTCCTGGGCCTGGACCTGCTGGAGTTGACGGCGGCAATCAAGGAAGGAATGTGAAATCGGGTTCTGCCCGAGACTAAAACCATCGCGTGTTGCCAAGTACAAGGCCACACTACCACCACCTTCGTTTGTACTTAAAAACCAGCTGTGCTGTGCACATCAACTAGATCTCTCCAGATTATATCCAACCTCTAGTCGCCTACGTCTCGCATGGTGTCCTCTAGCCCCTTGCTTGCCGGTGGTCTCACCCTCCGCAAATTCCGCGGCACGGCGAGTCGGCATTGTTCTATCTTTACGAGAAAATTGCTGATAATTCGACGTCGAACAGGTTCTAAATGATCTATGGCCAGAACTCATGTTCTTCACCGGCATCGGTGCCAGTAAGTGATCGTCGATCTTACGGCATATATATGAAAAGTGACTTATTGTTGGTCGTGTGACCTCACCTTGTCAGTGGTTGCCTGTGTCTCAAAATTTACCGACACGAAGCTCTCGTTCGACCCCCAGTTGCTCACAGTATTGGGTACAGTGCTCGGTTTGGTCATTAGTTTCCGTACAACATCCGCATACGACCGTTATTGGGAGGGTGCGTACTTTTTGGTTACCCGGAAGTGTCCTGTTACTCATGGCTGTTTTAGGTCGCAAGCTATGGACTACCATCTCTCTTAGCGTATGTTCCAATTCGCCATTGTATGGCCTGGATCTAACCCATATTACAGAGCCGTAACTTGGCCAATCTCATCTGGATCCATGTTCCGACTGACCGCTCGGCCAAGTCCTCCACTCCTCTTCCCAAGGACCACCTCCTCAAGGTCATGATCGAAAAGTCCTCTATGATCAACTTGATTCAGGCTTTCTCCGTCTCGGTCAAGGTATGATTAGATCCCCCTGGTTTGGGATGTCAAAATTTTAACACTCTTTCCTATAGCACTATTTGCGTGGAGAACCTGGCATTTACTATCAGGACTTGTATCCCTTGATTGCTTTCCTCCCTCAATACGCAATGCAACAGGGCGCTATGGAAAGCACTGAGAAGCTTCCTCTCTGGTCTGATGATGCCAATATAGGCGGTCACCACCTCCCTCGCGACCCCGATTCCAGCGAGGGCGGGTTCAAGCGCAAAAAGAACAAGACGTTTGACCCTGAAAAGGCACTCCCTGACGTCAGTCCCGACCATGTTCACTTGGCTCCCGCTCGCAACCCTCCTCCCACTACGTTCTTCGACTACTTCCCTATCCTCATGCCCATCAAGACCATCTACAAGCTCATCAAGCGTATTTTTGTTCGTCGGGAGGACGACGCCTCGATTGATGGTGAACGCAGTGCCTGGACCGGAAAGAAGAAGCACCGTCCCGTTGTTGAGTCAATTGTGCCTTTGGAGATTGCGTATGTGTATCCTTTATTTGACAGTTAATCCACGGCGGCTGACCGGAATGTACCTAGCCTTCACCTCAATTCCTACTACAACTTCTTGTTGCAAAGTGGATTGCTACAGGCTGCTGCTGCCACATCGTTCAACAACAATCTTCACTCGCTACAAGATGCTTCTGTCCAGCTCCGCCGCATTGCTACCACGCCCAGTGAGTAACTAAAGTTGAAACCGTGTTTGACTTGGCGCTGACAATACCCCACAGTTCCCTTCGCTTACCAGGCCCACTTGCGCATGGCAATTTGGCTATACCTTTTCTTCTTGCCAGTAAGCACCCGTTGTATGCGCGCTGATTTTGCCACTAATGCAGCCCCATTCTAGTTCCAAATCTATGACAAATTGAAATGGATTACCATTCCTGCCACCGGCTTTGCTGCgttcctgttccttggtttcttggAGATTGGTGCTGAAATCGAGAATCCCTGTGAGTAACAATACCTTAGTTTGATTACACATGTACTCATTATTTGATAGTCAACTACGACGACAACGATCTTGATATCGATGGTTACTGCCTCGCTATTGCTCGTGAGCTTGCTGAAATCATGGCACACGAGCCCAAGGCACCTTCGTCGTTCATTTTCAACGAATTCAACCAGCCTTTCGCCCCTGCAGACCGCCGCACCGCTCAAGAATTACTCTCTGATCAAAAGAGCAATGAATACCTCGACGAAACCCATGGTATGGATAACGTGCATGCCACGATGGTCCGCAGCTGGCGCACGGTCACCGAGATGACAACACACcacaagaagaagattgCTGCTTAAAACTCGGATTTGACCCACGGAACGATCTAACGCTGTGATCTATTTGTTTTATTTTCTTCTTGGTTTTGCCTACAGGCAGTTTTGGACAATGGCTCGCCTTTGCATGTGTCTCTCGGCTTGTGTTGTCACTTTACATTGCATTGCATTGCTACTATAGCCCGCTTTGATGTGTTTGCCTGGAAGCAAGTACATAGTTATTATATTTCACGCACAAATGCATCATTCTTTAATTGCAATAATATTGGCGCACATCACATATTGTGTAGTCTCGCATTTATGCTGTCTTGGACCCCTAATCTATACTTGAGCCTAATGCTTGCTTCTTTAGCTGTTTGGAGATACCCGCGATCAAATGCGTTGGAGATCGTGTTGATCTCATCTTGTACTTGTGCTAGATCGAGCAATTGAGTACCATTCACTTTTCCGCTAGCCTTGCGTACCATTATTATCCTCCAAGAGGCTCTCGAGGTCATCCCTCGTTTCGGCTACTTCCACGTTTTCCCTAGAGTCCATGATTTCTATGATGAAATGTTGATCTTCCAGCGAGTCCGTCTCGCCCATTTCGACACCGCGTAATGAAAGCAAGTACTCGGCCCTCTTAGCGGAGATTTCAGCGTCTCATACCCCTTGTTCACAAACGACGAATAATTCGCTGCCGCAGCTTTATCTTTCTACGACAAGCTGGATGAATTAAATAGCAAGGCGAGCAACCTCCCTTTAACGCACCTCCGGCTTGGCTGACCAGGCATCGGGATGAGTAAGTCGCTGTGTTTTGAGAAATCGGTTTCTGAGGTCTTTTGTGTCTACCTTGTACGTATTTTCGGGAAGATCAAACAGGGAGTAGTAATTCGTTGAAGACGGGAGAGGTGCAATGTGTGAGCAAGCGGGACAGATAGGAAGTCGAGTCGGGAGAGGTCTATTGCACGATGGGCAGGTTGTGGGAAGAGCCGAATACAATCGGTACGATGTAAGAGATACAACTCCCCGAGGTCGCACAAGGGATCTCAGCCTCAATAGCGACATGTAGCAAGGTTCGGTCGTGATTGATTAAAGGACCGATTCAAGAGGAATAAACTAGAGAATAATATTCACGGTTCAAATTCGAATCCGGGTTCTTATCCAATTCGCGCCACTTCTTACTGTATGTGTGTATGATGTGACGTCACGTGCCAGCATTCTCCAATCCTCCCTTTTCCCCCTCTCCGACTACAGTATACCCCCTCCTTCCCGTATGTCGCAGCGGAATTCACTCATCGTATCCGAGCCGATGAGCTCAAGCTCATTTCCAACCCTACCCAGTGCTTCGCACGAACCTGTCCCTGAAGCGCAACAACATCTCGCGGCTCGACATAAGCGACGGATTAGTTTAAGGCCCCACCGACTGTCAGTGCATGGTAGCAAAAGCAACGATGACAGTCTGCGTTCGAACCGCCGGAGAGGAGTTGATTTGAACATTGTTGAGCTCGATGCAGAACCAGAGCCAGACTGCGTGATCAACACGGATGTCCGCGTTGAGAATGGCTCCCAGTCTCAGGACGACGACGAGTCCAAGGATCTTTACGAGTGGGCTATCCTCTACGAGAACCAGAGGGGGTAAGTTCTATctctttttttctctttcttttctGCAAGGCTCACGAGGTTGGCCCAGCATCACTCTATTCTCCATCCCGTACTATTCTAAGCTCTCGTTATTGCCAAACGAGTAGGTTCTGTCTCATTACGTGATGATATTTAAATTGACACTGTTATACTTAGCCCACCTCCGTTCACCGTCCCCAACGAGGCCACGGGTCATGGCAGAGTCGCATCCCGCCAGCGAACAACTCTTCGTGCAATAGGGGCCCTTTCCGACTATCAGCTCCCAGATCCCACATGGCGTTGGGTGAGGTACGTAACACTCTCATACTATCACGATACGCCAAGGCTCACTTTCCTTTGCTAGCAAATTCTGGATGGTAGATATGCGTGGTGATGGGGAGGTATGACCTATTTACGGATTACGCCCACTCGCAATTCACTCAACATGCCACAGGTCCAGCAAGACGGTTATGAATACAACTGGTGCTTTCGTTCAAAAGGATGGCGTGCTTCTATAGGATCTTTTAACGCTGGTGGATGGGTACGACGGCGACGTTGGGTTAGGCTGATGATGCGGCCCGCAAACGCCGTATCTCCCTTGCGTTCATCAACCTTTGAGGTCGAGTCAACCAGCCCATCATCAACAGATCCTGTTCCCACCCCAGGCTCCACAACAACCATAAACGAGTCTGAAAAGAACGAGAAGGGCGATGCACTCATTTGGCGTGGGGACGAGGACGACTGGTCGCGTGTACGAGATGCGCTCAGGAACTTTAGGAGTGACGGCAGGAGGCTTGAAGCTTGGGAGCGCTGGCTCGCACTTGAGGAGCAGGCTCTGCTGGTTCGTGCCACCGAGCGACTCGGTATAGGAGTAGGAAATGGCATCAAACTCCGAATGGACGACTGGGACCTGCGCCATGCCATTGACCCCGCCTCACCCATATCGCGCGACACTACTCCCGGAACACTCCACATCAGGGCACCCGTGCCGTCAAAGGATGTTGTGTTGCCTGTTCTTCGTGAAAATGTGAGTTCTGTAAGCACTTCAGCTTTGCGCTGTGACTAACGCGGGCGCAGCTCCAACGTATTCTTAGTACATTCATATTTCCCGATTCACGTGCTCAATTCCTAGAACTACTGCGGTTGGCTGGATATAACGAGCATCTGATACCCCAACTATCTACCTTTGATTCTCATTCAGATTTCTGGAGCCTTGCAAGATCCGTGACACCCCAATCTCAAAGCCCGGGCAAATCTACAAAACGTCTCAGCTCGATTGCTGATACACACTGATTTCAAACTTCAACTCTTTTATGGTTACCCTGGGTTTTATGTCATTTATTGCTTTTCCGCACACTCATTCTGCACATGGTCTTTTCTCATTTTATTCACATGATCGCCATTTCATTCCTCAATCTCGCTCTACTGTTACCATCTTGTATCATCTATGTATTGCCACATAATTGGCCGGATGTTTGTTCTCTTTTCTCTAGAAGCGGATGCATTGGGTTACAAACACTATAATTCTTATAGTACATAAATATGCGACCAGCGCGTTGCGTTGTTACATGATCATCAATAAGTACTTAAAGTCCGTGTGAGATCATAACTATTACCCCCTGTAGTTGCGGCTACCACCTGGGGGTACTGGGATAGTGCGGAAACTCGGGTGCGGCCGCGTTTCCGGAATAATGACCCTGCTGGGGGTATGCACCGTACTGCTGTCGTTGATAATATTCATCTTGAGCCGAATAGTATCCCTTGGGTACGAACCCGTAAGCGACTTGCTCGTCGTGCGTAAACAGTTCGTTCAATTCGGCCATCAGAGCTAGATCAGCTGGAAGTCCAGCATCGGGCAAAAACGCAGGATCGACCTCGTGGAAAGACGATTCGAGCCACTTGGAGGGATCGATCTGTTGAACGGGGGCAGAAGGTTCGCACACCGCCATGGGAGTTTCAGAGGGGTAATGGTCAGGAGCAGTGCTTGGTTGGTGACTATATGCGCCCTTTGGAGTCATAGTCGTCGCCGGACCGGTGGGGGGCTGGCGCCTCGAAGGCCGGCTAGCCTTGGACGCTTCGTGTGCGGACTTTGCCTTTTCGTAGATGGCCTTTTTGCGCTCCATCATAAGCCGACGACGCTCCTTGCGGGAGATTTGAGGCCCCAGATCGCGGGACGAGAGCATTTCGTCGTATGTATGCTGCGTTTTTTTTCGTTGGGTCAGTATATAATAGTTATGGTCCTGAAAAATGATACATACCACTGTGTACCCGTTCTTGGCCAGCCAAGCTAGCTTTTTTGAGATTCCATCCGAGTTGATTCCTTCCCTCTCGCTTGGGGGCACAAGACTCTGGAGCATCCCGGGTTTTTCAACCATGGTTTGCTAGTATTGGGGTCGTACGGAGTGCGTGGGTCTGCAGAGTGTTGATGATATTCTTGAGGAACATCGGCTTGCCATACGGATTCTTGAGCGTTCGTGCGGCGAGAAGCGGGAACGC comes from Rhizoctonia solani chromosome 4, complete sequence and encodes:
- a CDS encoding bestrophin protein — its product is MVSSSPLLAGGLTLRKFRGTAKLMFFTGIGAMVACVSKFTDTKLSFDPQLLTVLGTVLGLVISFRTTSAYDRYWEGRKLWTTISLSSRNLANLIWIHVPTDRSAKSSTPLPKDHLLKVMIEKSSMINLIQAFSVSVKHYLRGEPGIYYQDLYPLIAFLPQYAMQQGAMESTEKLPLWSDDANIGGHHLPRDPDSSEGGFKRKKNKTFDPEKALPDVSPDHVHLAPARNPPPTTFFDYFPILMPIKTIYKLIKRIFVRREDDASIDGERSAWTGKKKHRPVVESIVPLEIALHLNSYYNFLLQSGLLQAAAATSFNNNLHSLQDASVQLRRIATTPIPFAYQAHLRMAIWLYLFFLPFQIYDKLKWITIPATGFAAFLFLGFLEIGAEIENPFNYDDNDLDIDGYCLAIARELAEIMAHEPKAPSSFIFNEFNQPFAPADRRTAQELLSDQKSNEYLDETHGMDNVHATMVRSWRTVTEMTTHHKKKIAA
- a CDS encoding iron-sulfur cluster co-chaperone protein HscB, mitochondrial, whose amino-acid sequence is MSLLRLRSLVRPRGVVSLTSYRLYSALPTTCPSCNRPLPTRLPICPACSHIAPLPSSTNYYSLFDLPENTYKVDTKDLRNRFLKTQRLTHPDAWSAKPEKDKAAAANYSSFVNKGAEYLLSLRGVEMGETDSLEDQHFIIEIMDSRENVEVAETRDDLESLLEDNNAQVQDEINTISNAFDRGYLQTAKEASIRLKYRLGVQDSINARLHNM
- a CDS encoding integral peroxisomal membrane peroxin protein, producing MSSSSFPTLPSASHEPVPEAQQHLAARHKRRISLRPHRLSVHGSKSNDDSLRSNRRRGVDLNIVELDAEPEPDCVINTDVRVENGSQSQDDDESKDLYEWAILYENQRGITLFSIPYYSKLSLLPNDPPPFTVPNEATGHGRVASRQRTTLRAIGALSDYQLPDPTWRWVSKFWMVDMRGDGEVQQDGYEYNWCFRSKGWRASIGSFNAGGWVRRRRWVRLMMRPANAVSPLRSSTFEVESTSPSSTDPVPTPGSTTTINESEKNEKGDALIWRGDEDDWSRVRDALRNFRSDGRRLEAWERWLALEEQALLVRATERLGIGVGNGIKLRMDDWDLRHAIDPASPISRDTTPGTLHIRAPVPSKDVVLPVLRENLQRILSTFIFPDSRAQFLELLRLAGYNEHLIPQLSTFDSHSDFWSLARSVTPQSQSPGKSTKRLSSIADTH
- a CDS encoding DNA polymerase family B, whose amino-acid sequence is MDTLKVQITNIDWSLVRSGTLDNTRFSRCPVIRIFGISSTGKKACVHIHQVYPYFYVPYDGSMAPEEVGRYIRSLTQALNRAIAISLKRNPLDAKYVRAVILVKGVHFYGFHCSYSPFLKVIMADPGLVQRAATVLRSGAVMRQKIQTYETHISYLMQFMCDFGLYGCGSLEFSRYYLREGTAEWTNRVQSVRELWDGERARRSANGLNPTPEIPQEGSASQRGVGGQWEQEPLFWEQLRTRMNTPKAEVNAPQGWEKWVMTAFESVEALWEEGWKTWMPQVFDRTSELGENPKRSVQHASELNPFSSTQGEQNQELQTTHVSSPDDVDEDIAAGQALQRLVIAAEDAEDWHDDDEQWDDDLLYDEEPKEIATQVVNREISVPATPTKQRFRTATPASASRQDSPSISLDRVGSGSRSYISPATTPTKKITINDSPSKFDRMLEDLEKAPVRIPVRARSASVVNATPGSHLAAKRAKSTIPVVEQGNPFLDANVPYPVQGTITRTDDGTSPIAKHKSYTLGDLEEQLISITYRAPQAPVARAQFGRVSSDYGLPSKIYRAPYYSNEDDLPERPMRYAGRVYHIRGGTGVGSLEHWQSNSAPPQVLRNVPDITGWEYAGVPPSSKVVKKWLDSTPMQDTRKAPDLWRSQIEGPTQNTHGFKITQKKTENSGARQRQTISAMSVEIFACSRGDLLANPAEDEIACLFYSYSESGGDAEDRADYNSGCIIVCSDQPHSVDPRWIPEYKIEVVSSELDLLNTLIDLVREFDPDILAGWQVQTASWGYLNTRCHSIGLGLSEEIGRVSSDHGHKPGSEQWDERHGANFNVVGRHILNVWRIMRSEQSLDQYTYENVMFHLMHKRAPKYAPKTLTQWFKSGVPFRVVRVLKYWAERTAAILDLLDHTELILRTAESARIIGVDFMSVLTRGSQFKVESIMFKIAKQENYVLISPSKEQVGSQNACECLPLVMEPESAFYNPLVVLDFQSLYPSIMIAYNYCYSTFLGRCALFQGRNKFGVTELNLPPGLLETIGEENIHVAANGMAYVKRNVREGLLGRMLMELLNTRIMVKQAMKSAKGDRGLYKILNARQLSLKLMCNVTFGYTMAGFSGRMPAAEIADSIVQSGRETLEKAIALIETTPKWGARVVYGDTDSLFIYLPGRTKDEAFRIGHEIANTVTESNPPPIKLKFEKVYYPCVLMTKKRYVGFKYETPDDNEPEFDAKGIETVRRDGIPAGQKMVERCLKILFRTQDFSEVKKYCVESWTKILKGQVTPQDFIFAKEVRLGTYSEKAPPPPGAIVAAKKLALDPMAEPQYGERVPYVIIRGEPGSRLIDRAVPPEELLKDRSKNIDENYYITHSLIPPLERIFNLVGANVRQWFEEMPKPARLDPIATIGSSEESENNGRYNIDGHFRRLECVVCKQPNDTNVCDDCLDDPLLSGKTLLEKVRRIERRIRGAQLVCATCTGSPASETIMCESLECPWMYARIKSAQKLDSIKQIQALVTQFPTLMIQANEDYHFSTHRD